Genomic segment of Candidatus Baltobacteraceae bacterium:
AGTTCGGCGTCTTGGTCAGCGCGATATCGGCGTCGATGGTTCCCGTACCGAACGACGGTAAGTCGAGCTGCGCGCCCTTCGCGACGGCCTTCACGACAAACGATAGGCCGCGTCCCTTCGGAAACTCGACGTTGCCGGAACCGCTGAGCGTGCCGCCGCCCAAACGCGCGGAAACGCGTTGAATCGACGCGGTCGTTCGATTAAATGAAAGGCTGGCGACGGTCTGCGTGATTGCCACGCGCTCGATGTTGCTTACGTACGAACCGTTGGTCAGCGACGCGTGGCCGATGACGACCGGCTCGCGCACGGTTCCCGAAATGCCGAGATGGCCGTTGATCGTGCCGCTCATTTTCGTGTCGTTCCCGAGCACGCTGTCGAAGATCGACGGATCGAGATCGAGCACGTCGACGTCGACGCTCACGGGCTGATTGAGCGGACCGACGCGCAGCGGCGAGAGCTCGAGCGGAACCGATCCGGCGATCGACGCTTCACCCTTGGCAAACGTCGCACCGGCATTGGAGAGCACCAGCGTGTTCCCGCGCAGGCGTACTTCGCCGAAGAGCGATGCGATCGCCATGTTATACGCCAGCACGTTGGTTGCGTCGATTCCCGCGCGGAACTCCGGCGACTTGACGTCGCCGCCGATCTGCAACGTCGATTCAAACGAACCCGAAACCGGAAGGCTTACGCGCGTGAGCTGATAGACCAGCCGCGGCAGATCGCCGGTCGCCGCGTGAACCGCCACGTCGAGTTTGTCGGCCGGGCGTAAGCCGAACGATCCGTTTGCAGATAGGGAGAGTCCGGGTGTGACGAGCTCGGCGTGATCGAGCGCGATGCGCCGGCCGATCGAATGGAGCGCCACGTCGGCGGTGTCGAGGGTTAGTGGACCGAGCGTACCGCCGTCGACGCGCGCTGCGGCGCGCAGACCGATCGCCGGCATACGCCCGACGATCGTGGCGTTACCCGATGCGCGGCCGGTGATCGGCACCCGCTGCAACCCCAACGCCGGAACCCATAACGACAGATCGAGATCGGAAACGGTGCCGGTGAGATTGAAACGCGAGTCGAGCAAGCTCGACTGCAGCGTTTTGCCCGAACCGATGCCGATCGATCCGTGCGCGCGCAGCATACCTTCACTTCCGCCGACCGCTACCGATCCGTTGATGACGTCGCGCGCGCTCGACCACGTCGCGCGCGTATCGCCGATGGGAAAGTTCCGGTACCGGAAGCCGTACACGTCGATATCGCCGCTGGTCGTAAAGCGTCCGGCCTGTTGCGTCGCCGCGATCTTCACGCGGCCGGTGCCGGCCAGCGTATCGCCCGTATCGAAGAAGTTATTGAAATCGGAGAGCGTCGCGTCGGGCGCTACGACGTGCATCTCGTTGGTGTGCGGACGCACGATCGCGCTGAACGCGGCGCGCGTCGATCCGACTCTGACTTTGCCGCCGGTAATGCTCACGCCGGTTGGATCTGCATCCAGGGTAGCGCTGCCGTTGACGAACGGCAGCCCGTTGACGTCGCCGGCCGGGACCCCGATATTCCCGCTGACGTCGGGAGCGACTCCGCGGCCGCCGAGATGCAGCCGAGCGTTGAACGAGCCGTCGGTCATGTAGTTGGGAAACGCCAGCGAGTGCAGCGACGCCGCGATCGGGCCGGCCGGGACGTCGGCGTCGATCGAGTACGTCGGCGCGTTGGACGTCAGCGATCCGATGCTTCCATTGACGTATGCATAGGATGGCCCCAGCGACGCCGTCATGCGGCTCAAATACGCGGTGTCGCCGGAGAGCCGAACGTCGCCCGCGCCGGAGATGTCGTACTGCTGCATGCGGCCGTGCGCGATCGCGACACCGCCGTTGAACGTGGGTATCGGTACGCCGCCGGCCAGATCGCCGCTTGCATCGAGCGTGCCTTTGGAGAACGGCAAACCGATGCCGCGGAGCTGCGCGGAGTTCAATCCGCGAACGACCAGCGAGAGCGCGTGCGACGTCTGCGGCGGGTTCCCGACCGAGAACCTTCCCGCCGCGACGACGTCACCGCCGGCGGCGCGTGCGTGCGCCGAATAGACCTGCAAGTCGTTGCCTTCGACGGCGAGCGTGATCGAAGCGCGATCGATCGGAATGCCGTGCAAGGTCGCGCGCCGCATCTTCAAGTCGACGCCCTGAACGACGATGCGATTCCCTTCCACCGCGATTGCGGCCGTGCCGGCCAGCGAACCGTGTCCGGGAATCGAGCTGCCCAAGAACGGCTGCAGCCCTTCGAACGTGCCGCGATAGTTGCCGCGAGCGACGAACGCTTGCGTCGAGAACTGTCCGGCTCCGTCGAAGACGCCCCACGGACCGGACGCGTGCAGCAGATTGATCGACGCACCGGCGAGCGTTCCCGAGAACGCGCCGTTCATTCGATCGAACTTGACGCCCGCGATATCGGTGCGCTCGGCGCCGAACAACCCGGCGAGCACGATCTGTTTTCCGGCGCCGCCGCCGGCCATGGTTATGCTGACCGCGTCGCCGTTGATTTTCGGCATCTGCGGCAGCTCGAGACCCGGGAACGCCTTATACGTCGGCGCGCGCATACGCAGGCCGCTCGCGAGCGCCCAAAAGCCGCTCGCGTCGTGCGGACGATCCAAGTAGTACCCGCCGTCGAAATCGCCGCGCTCCGTGTGGAACCAAAACGGCTCGACGTTTCCGGTTCCGTTGGGCTCGAGATCGATCATTGCAGCGACGCGGTTGACGCCGCGCGCCGATGCGAGGGCGCCGCGCACGTGGAAGAGCAGATCGTTGCCCACCGCATCGGCGTCGACGATTACCGGCTCGCGGCCGAGCATCTCGTCGAGATACGGCAAGCGGTCCGCCGAACCGACGATGTGCATCGCCAACTCGGAATGCAGCTTCTTGCCGAGCAGCATCGTTCCGCGAATCCCGACTTCGGTTCCGCCGTAATAGGCGTGCAACGGTGCGTAGGCAAGCGTGTTGTCGTGATAGACGATGCCGGCCTCGAGCGCATCAAAAGGAAGCTGCCGGTAGATCGTGCGCTGCGCGCGGGCCCGCGCTAAGATGAGCGGATTATCGATCGGACCTTCGACCAGCACGCCGAGCGCCGTCGAGCCCGAGATCGGCTGGTCGCGCGTGAACGTAAACGCGTGGCGCAAGTCGTGCAGGTCGCCCGTTCCCCACACGCCCAAACGCAGCTGCGCACCGCCGGTGAGCTGGCCGGTGAGATCGTAGATCCCGCCCGTGACCTCGAGCGGAATGCCCGACAGCGTACCGTCGACGCGCTTGAGGAAAAACGCGTTATCGACCAGCTGCAGATGTCCGTGAATGTTTTCGAGCGGCTGCGCGAGCGACGACAGCGCCATCCGGCCGCCATCGATGTCGAGCGTCAAGTTGACGTGGTAGCTCGGCGCGACGTTGGGCCGAACGTCGAGCGAGTACAGGCGCGCGTCGAAGTTGCGCGCGCGTCCGCGCAGAATCCGCACCGCCGGCGTATCGGCAAAGTAGTTTGCGAGCGCGCGCAGCGGAAAGCGCGGTGCGAGCATGCGGTGCATCGCGTAGCTGCGGATCGAGTCGATTCGTCCGGCGATCGTGAACGGTTCGTCGCGGCGCTCGCGGAAGATTCCGCGCGCTCGATAGCTCGTGACGGCCGCGCTGTCGACCGACGCGTCGACGTTGAAGTCGCGCACGAGCACGTCCTTAGCGCTCGGATCAAAGGCTTCGGGTTCGCGCAGCTCGAGTGAGGCCGAGTGCATGCGCACGAAAAATCGCAGCGGCACCGTTACCGGTGCCTGCGGAACCGGCGGCCCCGGCGGGCCGCCGCCGGGAATGTTGAAGTTGTACGTTCCGTCGCGAAACTTCACGATGGTCAGCTTCGCGCGCGTGATTTCGATGCCGGTCAAGCCGAAACGATGCACGCTGCCCGGCAGCAGATCGCGCAGCGAGTAGTGAACGTCGATGCGGCGCGCGCCGAGCAACGGGTATCCCCGGTGCGACACGCGGACGTCGAAGAGCGAGAGTTCGTCGCCGGCGACGTGCTGGTCGGCCAGTGCAATCGTGTAACCACTCGCCAGCCCGCCGATGGTTTGGATGGAATAGCGCAAGATCTCGTGACGGTTGACGATCACGAACCCGATGCCGGCCGCAACGACCGCCAACACGGTCATCCATCGCTTGCGCATGCCTATCGGCCTATTACCCGCGGCCCCCGAGGGGCCTTCGGGCCGCATTAACGGGGCTAAAGATCGAGGTTCTTTACCGACTTCGCGTATTCGAAGATATACTGCTTGCGCGGTTCGACTTTGTCGCCCATCAGATCGGTAAAGATCTGTTCGGCTTCGACCGCGTCTTCGACGGTGATCTGTTTGAGACGGCGGTGTCCGACTTCCATCGTCGTCTCGGCCAATTGGTCGGCATCCATCTCACCCAGACCCTTGTATTGCTGGATGGTATAGTCTTTGCCGTCGTCACCGAGGATCGACTTGAGTTCGGCTTCGTTGAAGGCCCACCACTGCTTCTTGCCCTTCTTCACGCCGTACAGCGGAGGCTGCGCGATGTACACGTAGCCTTCTTGGACGAGTGCCTTCATCTGTCGATAGAAGAACGTCAGCAGCAAGGTGCGGATGTGCGAACCGTCGACGTCGGCGTCGGTCATGATGATGATTTTGTGGTAACGAAGCTTGTCGAGATTGAACTCGTCGCCGAAACCCGTTCCAAACGCGGTGATCATCGTTCGAATCTCTTCGTTGGCCAGCACCTTGTCGAGCCGCGCCTTTTCGACGTTGAGAATCTTGCCGCGCAGCGGCAGAATCGCTTGCGTATTCGGATCGCGTCCGCCCTTGGCCGTACCCCCGGCCGAGTCGCCTTCGACTAAGAAGATCTCGCTCTCGGCGGGATTGGTGTTCTTGCAGTCCACCAGTTTGCCGGGCAGGCCCGAGCCTTCCAATGCGTTCTTGCGCCGCGAGAGATCGCGCGCTTTCTTCGCTGCTTCGCGCGCGCGCTGCGCCTGCATGCACTTGTCGATGATCGCCCGCGCGAACTTCGGATTCTCTTCGAAGAAAAACTCGAGCCGCTCGTTGACCAAACCGTAGACGATGCTGCGCACGCGCGCGTTGCCGAGCTTGGTCTTCGTCTGGCCTTCGAACTGCGGGTCTTGCAGCTTCACCGAAACGACGGCGGTCAGCCCTTCCATGATGTCGTCGGTCGACGGCTGGGTGTCGCTCTCTTTGAGCATCCCGCGCTTGCGGGCGTAGGAGTTCACCGCGTTGGCGACCGCCGTGCGGTAGCCGAGCAGGTGCATGCCGCCTTCGATGGTGTTGATGTTGTTCGCGTACGCGAAGATCGTTTCGGCGTACGTGTCGGTGTATTGCATCGCGACCTCGACGTCGACGCCGTCGCGCTCGGCGTGCGTCGAGATGATCGGGTGCAGCGGATCCTTCTTCTCGTTGAGCCACTCGACGAACGAGACGATGCCGCCTTCGAACTTATAATTGCGCTCGCGCGGCGTTTCGCCGCGCAAGTCGCGCAGCGTGATCGACAATCCGCGATTGAGGAAGGCCAGCTCGCGAAGCCGCTTCTGCAAGATGTCCCAGTGGAACGCCAGCACTTCGAACATCTGCGTATCGGGCTTGAACCACTGCACCGTGCCCGTTCCCTCGGTTTTCCCGATCTTCTTGAGCTTCTGCACGGTGATGCCGCGCTCGAACCTCATTTCGTACTCGTTGCCGTCGCGCTTGACGCGCGTAATCATCCATTCCGAAAGCGCGTTGACGACGGAGATGCCGACGCCGTGCAGACCGCCCGACACCTTGTATCCGCCCTTACCGAACTTACCGCCGGCGTGCAGGATCGTCATGACGACTTCCACCGCCGGCAGCTTCTCGCCGGCGTGGATGTCGACCGGAATGCCGCGGCCGTTGTCTTCGACCGAACAGGAGTTGTCCGCGTGGAGCGTCACGACGACGTTGTTCGCGTATCCCGCGAGCGCCTCGTCGACGGCGTTGTCGACGGCTTCGTACACGAGTTGATGCAAACCGCGCTCGGCGGTATTGC
This window contains:
- a CDS encoding translocation/assembly module TamB domain-containing protein — translated: MRKRWMTVLAVVAAGIGFVIVNRHEILRYSIQTIGGLASGYTIALADQHVAGDELSLFDVRVSHRGYPLLGARRIDVHYSLRDLLPGSVHRFGLTGIEITRAKLTIVKFRDGTYNFNIPGGGPPGPPVPQAPVTVPLRFFVRMHSASLELREPEAFDPSAKDVLVRDFNVDASVDSAAVTSYRARGIFRERRDEPFTIAGRIDSIRSYAMHRMLAPRFPLRALANYFADTPAVRILRGRARNFDARLYSLDVRPNVAPSYHVNLTLDIDGGRMALSSLAQPLENIHGHLQLVDNAFFLKRVDGTLSGIPLEVTGGIYDLTGQLTGGAQLRLGVWGTGDLHDLRHAFTFTRDQPISGSTALGVLVEGPIDNPLILARARAQRTIYRQLPFDALEAGIVYHDNTLAYAPLHAYYGGTEVGIRGTMLLGKKLHSELAMHIVGSADRLPYLDEMLGREPVIVDADAVGNDLLFHVRGALASARGVNRVAAMIDLEPNGTGNVEPFWFHTERGDFDGGYYLDRPHDASGFWALASGLRMRAPTYKAFPGLELPQMPKINGDAVSITMAGGGAGKQIVLAGLFGAERTDIAGVKFDRMNGAFSGTLAGASINLLHASGPWGVFDGAGQFSTQAFVARGNYRGTFEGLQPFLGSSIPGHGSLAGTAAIAVEGNRIVVQGVDLKMRRATLHGIPIDRASITLAVEGNDLQVYSAHARAAGGDVVAAGRFSVGNPPQTSHALSLVVRGLNSAQLRGIGLPFSKGTLDASGDLAGGVPIPTFNGGVAIAHGRMQQYDISGAGDVRLSGDTAYLSRMTASLGPSYAYVNGSIGSLTSNAPTYSIDADVPAGPIAASLHSLAFPNYMTDGSFNARLHLGGRGVAPDVSGNIGVPAGDVNGLPFVNGSATLDADPTGVSITGGKVRVGSTRAAFSAIVRPHTNEMHVVAPDATLSDFNNFFDTGDTLAGTGRVKIAATQQAGRFTTSGDIDVYGFRYRNFPIGDTRATWSSARDVINGSVAVGGSEGMLRAHGSIGIGSGKTLQSSLLDSRFNLTGTVSDLDLSLWVPALGLQRVPITGRASGNATIVGRMPAIGLRAAARVDGGTLGPLTLDTADVALHSIGRRIALDHAELVTPGLSLSANGSFGLRPADKLDVAVHAATGDLPRLVYQLTRVSLPVSGSFESTLQIGGDVKSPEFRAGIDATNVLAYNMAIASLFGEVRLRGNTLVLSNAGATFAKGEASIAGSVPLELSPLRVGPLNQPVSVDVDVLDLDPSIFDSVLGNDTKMSGTINGHLGISGTVREPVVIGHASLTNGSYVSNIERVAITQTVASLSFNRTTASIQRVSARLGGGTLSGSGNVEFPKGRGLSFVVKAVAKGAQLDLPSFGTGTIDADIALTKTPNSSALLSGSAVLSNATLPFVAFINAAQGGAAGGLPQIPMSFDFKAVAGKNVRVRGNGYGAGLDIGATGAVRLGGTLAKPTLDGGFTSSGGTLTYFDRAFRVQEGSVQFDPSSGLLPTIHAVGTTNVVNPDPDRARNPYGSAQITINVDGQIENLKIGFTTVPAGYTREQVIAMLAPFGGFLGGIAFNSAGVVQVQSPGGITPYGALQPLPGIYDLQRNGTITVGQEAFNILNAQFTAGLLGPVENALGQGLGLSSVNLSLGYYGNVGVTATRVLGKAVSAVYATTFGLPQIQSFGIQVDPSEYTSATLSFFYQTGPYKLLDTTPAQALGYNQTVLLGQPIYGTSGFSFKLQRYL
- the gyrB gene encoding DNA topoisomerase (ATP-hydrolyzing) subunit B, producing MSNNYTGEQIEVLKGLEAVRKRPGMYIGNTAERGLHQLVYEAVDNAVDEALAGYANNVVVTLHADNSCSVEDNGRGIPVDIHAGEKLPAVEVVMTILHAGGKFGKGGYKVSGGLHGVGISVVNALSEWMITRVKRDGNEYEMRFERGITVQKLKKIGKTEGTGTVQWFKPDTQMFEVLAFHWDILQKRLRELAFLNRGLSITLRDLRGETPRERNYKFEGGIVSFVEWLNEKKDPLHPIISTHAERDGVDVEVAMQYTDTYAETIFAYANNINTIEGGMHLLGYRTAVANAVNSYARKRGMLKESDTQPSTDDIMEGLTAVVSVKLQDPQFEGQTKTKLGNARVRSIVYGLVNERLEFFFEENPKFARAIIDKCMQAQRAREAAKKARDLSRRKNALEGSGLPGKLVDCKNTNPAESEIFLVEGDSAGGTAKGGRDPNTQAILPLRGKILNVEKARLDKVLANEEIRTMITAFGTGFGDEFNLDKLRYHKIIIMTDADVDGSHIRTLLLTFFYRQMKALVQEGYVYIAQPPLYGVKKGKKQWWAFNEAELKSILGDDGKDYTIQQYKGLGEMDADQLAETTMEVGHRRLKQITVEDAVEAEQIFTDLMGDKVEPRKQYIFEYAKSVKNLDL